The following is a genomic window from Oikeobacillus pervagus.
TTAATTCTTGTTGCCCTTAATATATTAGTGTTCTTTATGGCAAAGAAAACTTGGTTAATATGGAGAATGGCTGGGCTGATTTTCATTTTTTGCTCACCATTTGTTTTTTTCATTACAATGAATGTTATTGGTAAAAAAGTAGGGGATGGAATTGCTGGTGGAGCAGCAGGGTTCATCTTTGGTACGCTTTTAGTAATAAATGCGTTTGTTTTTTTTATCGTAGCAGTTTTTGCAAGCAAAAAGGAGAGTAAAGAAATTTAAAAGATAATTTTTATCTAACTAAAATTGGAAAACTCAATAAATACCTTTTATTTTGGAATCGCTCCCTTTTTTGAATAGCGTACCATCACGTAAAAAAGAAACCTTAATAACATAATGCCATTCAAGGTTTTTATCATTCACTCAACAGTACTATTTATCTTTTCTGCCCACAATTCTATTATTTTCTTTAACTCATTTGTTTCAATTACACATTCATCTTCTTCCTCACTATAGTTATCAAGAATTTTCGTTGTATCTTGATTAATCTCCAATGTACAATTATTACCTGTACATTCCTCATAATTTGACTCGCCTCTTATAACTTTGTTTATTAATTTTAACCATGGTTGACTATTGCTTTGAACATCGCCCATTAGAAGTATTGCTACTGCGGAAATAGCATCTGGAACCTCCACCTCAATACCTCTTTCGTTTTCCCTAAACTTGATTTCATATTTCATATTTGTACACTTCCTTAATATATTGGGTAAGCCGTTTTAATTTTTCCTTCAGGGTCTAACCTCATTTGGATTTTCATACCATTAGGTAAAATACCTTCATATAAATTATCCTTATTGACTATCTTTATGTATCGGTATCGTTACCACCTTTAGCATTACGAGCTTTGTCATTGTCTTTAGTTTGTGGGTTTTGCAGTATCATAAGTCTTCCTGCCACTTAAAATGTCATCTCGACTGTTTATCGTACTTCTCACAAAATCCAAATATATAAATCAATACTCCATGATGGTACTACCTTCATGAGTTATGATAAGCATTTTTTTGTTTATCTAAAAGAATAATATTTCTCACCAAAAAGCACTTGTTGCTTATTAAATAATCAAGTGCTTTATAATTAGCTGTATAATGTTCTTCATTGTTAATACTTCTTTTTATTCTTCAGTGTACCCATATAAATTATCTAAGAATTCATCAATACTGTTTGCTAAAAAATACATGTTACTCAGATCATCAGGGTCTTCCGGTTCTTGTTCATGATCCCAAAAATAAATCTTGTCGTAATAAGGTTCCTTTGTCCCTAAACATATAACATTTCCTGAAGGGCCATCTCCTATTGGAATAAATCCTACTGGTAACCTCTCATCCATTATCTCAATAAAATCTGTCAAATTATCATACATATCGCCAATACCATAAAAAACATTCAAAACACTTGGTCCTTGCTCATTAGATATCATAAATAAATTAGGTATCACTTTTCCCCCATTCCATTTTAATAAAAAATTAACATATTTTTCAGTTAGTTTAATGTTACTTTCATTTTCAAATATTTCTATTTGTTCTAACGAAAGATTATCATGTGAACCATAAATTTTCGCCATATATATCCTCCTAACTAATTTCCATTAACGATACTTACTCCACCTGCATGAGTAAATTCTCTATGAACCTTTTTATCAACAAGAATCATTGTTTTTCCATCTTGATGATGATGCCAAGTATAACCTTCAGGAGCTTCATTTAAAGAAGCAACTGGTGGGTCAGAATCTTTGTTCAATCCCGCCTTTTTATTTGCGTTTTTATTATCCAATGGACAATTGGTTGGACTTGCAATTTCAATTTCTACCGACTTAACAGTTGGATGTGCATATTCAGTGAAGTCTGGATAACCATTAGGATACCTTACAGTCTTCCCCTTCTTATTTGTATATACCCAAGTACTATCTTCATCAATTTTCACTGTACCACCTTTCTTTGTCCATTTATCCGGTGCAGGAGAATATGATGGTTTAGTGGCAAGTTGTTCTTCTGTAAATTGGACTTTTAGATTACTTTTATCCGTACCCTTCACGTACTTGTCCTTCTTTTGAAACTCGTACATAACCCACTACTTTCTCTTCCATATTGAGTCCTCTCCCGTTACAGTAATTACAATCCCTGTAACGTCTACCCGTTTTTTGCGGATAACATGTGCATAACGTCCATCCGTTAAAACGTACTTTACGATGACTTCAAAACATAACACAACCCTTTATTTTTTCCTCTACTATCGTCGTATACTGTACATAGCCACTACAGTCTATAAAACAACAATAAAAATTTAACACTTAATGCACTTATAAAATTATAGTGCTCTTTTAAATTTCTACGCTAAAACGCAAAAAAGCACTTGTTTCCTTTAATTGACAATCAAGTGCTTTAAGTTCATATGTTTTTAAGTAGCGGAAATTTATAAGTTTTGTAGTAACAGTATGACACCCTTTACATGTCATGATAACTACTACGTTAAAACTTACGAGTTTATACGAGTTCGTTAATTTAATATACAATCCATGTGTTTATATTCGCCACCAAGTAAAATGTCATCT
Proteins encoded in this region:
- a CDS encoding SMI1/KNR4 family protein, producing the protein MAKIYGSHDNLSLEQIEIFENESNIKLTEKYVNFLLKWNGGKVIPNLFMISNEQGPSVLNVFYGIGDMYDNLTDFIEIMDERLPVGFIPIGDGPSGNVICLGTKEPYYDKIYFWDHEQEPEDPDDLSNMYFLANSIDEFLDNLYGYTEE
- a CDS encoding HNH endonuclease, which translates into the protein MKGTDKSNLKVQFTEEQLATKPSYSPAPDKWTKKGGTVKIDEDSTWVYTNKKGKTVRYPNGYPDFTEYAHPTVKSVEIEIASPTNCPLDNKNANKKAGLNKDSDPPVASLNEAPEGYTWHHHQDGKTMILVDKKVHREFTHAGGVSIVNGN